Proteins co-encoded in one Chionomys nivalis chromosome 6, mChiNiv1.1, whole genome shotgun sequence genomic window:
- the LOC130876577 gene encoding LOW QUALITY PROTEIN: zinc finger and BTB domain-containing protein 26-like (The sequence of the model RefSeq protein was modified relative to this genomic sequence to represent the inferred CDS: substituted 1 base at 1 genomic stop codon), with the protein MSERSDILHFKFENYRDSMLQKMSKLREENKFCDVTVLIDDVEVQGHKIVFAAGSPFLRDQFLLNDSQEVEISILQSSEVGRQLLLSCYSGVLEFPEMELVNYLTAASFLQMSHIIERCTQALWKFIKPKQPMDSKERCEPQCASSQSKEQQGDARGSPKQDLLCIHPSEDSMDMEDSDIHIVKVESIGDVSEVRSKKDQNQYISSEPTAFHSSEPQHSLINSTVENRVSELDQSHLHNYALSYTGNDDIIMTSNDVFGPNIRGVDKGLQWHHQCPKCTRVFCHLENYANHLKMHKLFMCLLCGKTFTQKGNLHLHMRVHARIKPFQCKICGKTFSQKCSLQDHLNLHSGDKPHKCNYCDMVFTHKPVLRKHLKXLHGKNSFDNANERNVQDLTVDFDSFACTTVTDSKGCQPQPDATQVLDAGKLTQAVLSLRSESTCVN; encoded by the coding sequence ATGTCTGAAAGATCAGATATCCTTCACTTCAAATTTGAAAATTATAGAGATTCAATGTTACAAAAAATGAGCAAATTAAGAGAAGAGAATAAATTTTGTGATGTTACGGTTCTCATAGATGATGTTGAGGTGCAGGGgcataaaattgtttttgctgCAGGTTCCCCCTTCTTAAGAGACCAGTTTTTACTGAATGATTCCCAAGAGGTGGAAATCTCCATATTACAAAGTTCTGAAGTGGGGAGACAGTTGCTCTTATCGTGCTATAGTGGTGTGCTGGAATTCCCTGAGATGGAGCTGGTAAATTACCTGACTGCTGCGAGTTTTCTTCAGATGAGCCATATTATAGAACGGTGCACACAGGCTCTGTGGAAGTTTATAAAGCCAAAACAACCAATGGATAGTAAAGAGAGATGTGAACCACAATGTGCTTCTTCCCAATCGAAAGAACAGCAGGGAGATGCCAGAGGCTCTCCAAAACAGGACTTACTTTGTATTCATCCATCTGAAGACAGTATGGATATGGAGGACAGTGATATTCATATTGTTAAGGTAGAATCTATTGGGGATGTATCAGAGGTTAGAAGTAAAAAAGATCAGAACCAGTACATTTCTTCTGAACCCACTGCTTTTCATTCATCAGAACCCCAGCACTCCCTGATAAACTCAACTGTGGAAAACAGAGTAAGTGAACTAGACCAGAGCCATCTCCACAATTACGCACTCTCTTACACAGGCAATGATGACATCATCATGACCTCAAATGATGTTTTTGGGCCTAATATTCGAGGTGTAGACAAAGGCTTACAGTGGCATCACCAATGCCCAAAGTGTACCAGGGTGTTCTGTCACCTGGAGAACTACGCCAACCATTTAAAAATGCACAAACTCTTTATGTGTCTACTCTGCGGCAAGACTTTCACTCAGAAAGGCAATCTTCATCTACACATGCGTGTACATGCCAGAATTAAACCTTTCCAGTGTAAAATCTGTGGGAAAACCTTTTCTCAGAAGTGTTCCTTGCAGGACCATCTTAACCTTCACAGTGGAGATAAGCCCCATAAATGTAACTATTGTGACATGGTTTTTACACATAAGCCAGTTTTGAGGAAACACCTTAAATAGCTGCATGGCAAAAACAGCTTTGACAATGCCAATGAGAGGAACGTGCAAGACCTCACGGTGGATTTTGATTCTTTCGCTTGTACAACAGTCACAGACTCTAAAGGTTGTCAACCACAACCTGATGCAACACAGGTCCTGGATGCAGGTAAACTGACCCAAGCTGTCCTCAGCTTAAGGAGTGAGAGTACATGTGTAAACTGA